The Candidatus Celerinatantimonas neptuna DNA segment CAGGCCCTTATGATTATCACATGGTCTCCCACCTGATAAAACTTTCCGAGCAGAACAAACTTGATTATGCCGTTGATATTTATCCATTTTATAGCTCTGATGGAACAGCAGCTCTGCATGGCGGAAAAGATATTCGCTGTGCATTAATAGGCCCCGGTGTCCATGCTTCCCATGGGATGGAACGTACCCACTATTTAGCACTGGAACAAACAATTAAACTGCTGGCCGCTTATCTACAAAATCCGGCTGATTAAGATATCTCTTATACTAGAGGCTGTGGATCTTTGTACATAATTTACTCAGCAATGCATTGAAAGCCAAATCATGATAAATGAAAGGACCAACATTGCTGAGTTATTTCTCTCTGATTTATCGTATCTCGTTGAAAAAGCTTTAAAATGTTTAATTCTAGCAAACGCATTTTCAACTAAATGGCGGTGTCTATACATGGCCCAATCCATATCAGCATTTTTCTTCGTGTTGTCCTTTCTTCGAGGGATGACTGCTTTCGCTTCTTTAATTTCACTCACATCATCTCGAAATGTCTGGCTGTCGTAGCCTTTATCAGCAATCGCCATTTCGCAATCGGGGGGATTACAACAACCGATTCAGCCATGGTTATGTCGTTTCTGTGGCCCCCAGTTAGCTCGAAATTAACGGGCAAACCATGACTGTACAGCTAAATGGAGCTTCGTTGAATGTCCACCTCGACTTTTCCCGATTGATCCCCCTGTACCGCTGGCATGCTGATGGACTTTGACAATACGGCCATCAATAAACAACCATTCGGTATCTGATATTTTTGATAACCATTTG contains these protein-coding regions:
- a CDS encoding IS5 family transposase ISSod6 gives rise to the protein MAIADKGYDSQTFRDDVSEIKEAKAVIPRRKDNTKKNADMDWAMYRHRHLVENAFARIKHFKAFSTRYDKSERNNSAMLVLSFIMIWLSMHC